From a region of the Syngnathus typhle isolate RoL2023-S1 ecotype Sweden linkage group LG12, RoL_Styp_1.0, whole genome shotgun sequence genome:
- the LOC133163895 gene encoding LOW QUALITY PROTEIN: protein sidekick-1 (The sequence of the model RefSeq protein was modified relative to this genomic sequence to represent the inferred CDS: substituted 3 bases at 3 genomic stop codons): MMDCPGDFTIYIYMTSFRVTTMIGTVLGRMCELLRHCHLLLLLTGVFLDPCVVCSLGQIQPVPCDKYPSKNEPCRLALPGGIAGLECYGKSHLAGLLTCQWRRGAAEEREANFTLILRQKNGKYCQVYQIKDDEMKDTLSNIQVFHRDLTVEVLEHVGSECSKDVFTEHYSRLLRCGPPQHVTFRRHSDSHVDVSAQWSQDDAKVVTSFYVHHKEVTDHQDDGNWREVRCQGAAGCQLAGVKGSPVLEVQVACKISNKCSQCPWGHVYTLPPELTRPPLNLHVVENKMADKGGQRMISLTWMFAEEHDGFNVTLAKVSGEPPLEVLSVTRPPITLLLSNSAFHVYVNAFNNVSVSPSASITLMPPHGDDNGRDDGRLSVRVHNQTSFSVLWKDDLVRKYKCFCLEWSATYGPYPPNVSYKSFHEEGNNFWTVVDISEQLQAYTSYDVWLHVRGQQQTCNLKRVNNSQEATYAKARFYYLEGSPASAPSNLSVESVTSSSLELRWSAISPEDRRGFLLGYVIHYAEDWQPERSKIIXIGIXHSNHLQHFGKLGXCSFADISVGPLVHQYTLKGLRNRAAYRVQVSGFTRGGQGVRSAARMVETRHGISSNLTALVIISTLVVVTALLGSHFLRSRAKVAFWPNIPNPEKSQSMQKFNTPTQLLLQPIDSLKLEEECMATNLLVVELRAPTSSHGLSTAVDDQSAANSRDPPPLASCFSGYTSLDVIQQLMMMGGEGTLTR; this comes from the exons ATGATGGATTGTCCGGGCGACTTTACAATTTACATTTACATGACATCTTTTCGTGTGACTACCATGATCGGGACCGTGTTAGGACGTATGTGTGAGCTCCTCCGGCATTGTCATCTTTTACTACTTCTCACTG GTGTATTTTTGGATCCATGTGTGGTGTGCTCGCTGGGACAGATCCAACCAG TGCCCTGTGATAAGTACCCATCGAAAAATGAGCCCTGCCGCCTCGCCTTGCCAG gTGGCATTGCAGGCTTGGAATGTTACGGAAAATCTCACTTAGCTGGTCTGCTGACGTGTCAGTGGCGGCGTGGGGCAGCAGAGGAGAGGGAGGCCAACTTCACGCTCATCCTCCGTCAAAA GAACGGCAAATACTGCCAAGTGTATCAGATAAAAGATGATGAGATGAAGGACACTTTGAGTAACATCCAAGTGTTTCACCGTGACTTGACCGTGGAGGTTCTGGAACACGTCGGGTCCGAATGCTCCAAAGATGTCTTCACGGAACATTACAGCAGACTGC TGCGCTGCGGTCCTCCTCAACACGTCACCTTCAGGCGTCATTCGGACAGTCACGTTGACGTCAGCGCTCAGTGGAGTCAGGACGATGCCAAGGTCGTCACATCCTTCTACGTGCATCACAAAGAGGTCACAGACCACCAGGATGATGGAAACTGGCGAGAG GTGCGTTGCCAGGGGGCCGCCGGGTGTCAGCTGGCGGGTGTGAAGGGCTCGCCGGTGCTTGAGGTTCAGGTGGCCTGCAAGATCAGCAACAAGTGCTCTCAGTGTCCGTGGGGCCACGTCTACACGCTCCCGCCGG AGCTGACGAGGCCGCCGCTTAATCTCCACGTGGTAGAAAACAAGATGGCCGACAAAGGAGGACAAAGAATGATCTCGCTGACCTGGATG TTCGCTGAGGAACATGACGGCTTTAATGTGACATTGGCCAAGGTATCAGGGGAGCCTCCCTTGGAGGTCCTCAGCGTAACGCGGCCACCCATCACGTTGCTACTGTCCAACTCAGCCTTCCATGTCTACGTCAACGCTTTCAACAATGTCAGTGTCTCGCCGtctgccagcatcacgctgatgCCACCGCATG GAGACGACAACGGCAGAGATGACGGAAGGCTGAGTGTGCGTGTCCACAACCAGACGTCCTTCAGCGTGCTGTGGAAGGACGACTTGGTCAGGAAGTACAAATGCTTCTGTCTGGAGTGGAGCGCCACCTATGGACCATACCCGCCAAACGTGTCCTATAAATCCTTCCATGAGGAAGGCAACAATTTCTGGACGGTGGTTGATATCTCAG AGCAATTGCAAGCGTACACCAGCTACGACGTCTGGCTGCACGTGCGTGGCCAACAGCAAACATGCAACCTGAAGAGAGTCAACAACAGCCAAGAAGCCACCTACGCCAAAGCGCGCTTCTACTACCTGGAAGGAT CGCCGGCTAGCGCTCCCTCCAACTTGAGCGTTGAGTCCGTCACGTCATCCTCTCTGGAGCTGCGCTGGTCAGCTATCTCACCAGAGGACCGGCGTGGGTTTCTGCTGGGCTACGTGATCCACTATGCAGAGGACTGGCAGCCAGAAAGAAGTAAGATCATATAAATAGGAATTTAACATTCCAATCATTTGCAACATTTTGGGAAACTAGGCTGATGTTCTTTCGCAGACATCAGCGTGGGGCCGCTGGTCCATCAGTACACCTTGAAGGGTCTACGTAACAGGGCGGCATACCGGGTCCAGGTGTCGGGGTTCACGCGGGGCGGGCAGGGTGTCCGGAGTGCCGCTAGGATGGTGGAGACGCGGCACGGAATTTCATCAAACCTCACGGCACTCGTCATCATCTCGACCCTCGTTGTAGTGACTGCCTTGTTGGGGTCCCACTTCCTCAGAAG CAGAGCTAAAGTCGCCTTTTGGCCCAACATTCCCAACCCTGAAAAGAGCCAATCTATGCAGAAATTCAACACACCCACACAGCTG CTGCTTCAGCCCATTGACAGTCTCAAGCTGGAAGAGGAATGCATGGCGACGAATCTGCTTGTGGTGGAGCTCCGAGCGCCGACTTCATCCCACGGCCTTTCCACCGCCGTTGACGATCAGAGCGCTGCCAACTCCCGTGATCCTCCTCCCTTAGCGTCCTGCTTCAGCGGTTACACCAGCTTGGACGTCATCCAGCAGCTGATGATGATGGGTGGAGAAGGGACGCTCACGCGGTAG
- the srek1 gene encoding splicing regulatory glutamine/lysine-rich protein 1 has product MNGISGTNVVQVTNLSSTVSSEQMRTLFGFLGDIEELRLYPPDNSTLTFSSKVCYVKYRESSSVGVAQHLTNTVFMDRALIVVPCAEGKIPEEAKALSLLAPVAPVHNLLHGRGLLPIPAPSPRQNLNLPLVGHLTPSPEPAVSSLQQTPLMGNVDPTKVDEIRRTVYVGNLNSQTTTAEQLLEFFQQVGDVKFVRMAGDETQPSRFAFVEFVEQDAVARALSFNGVMFGDRALKVNHSNNAIVKPPEMTPQAAAKQLESVMKRVREAQSTIAAAIEPAEKEKHSAAHSGGTRRPSRSRSGSRKRSRSKHGPPQKWQKNDTRTSRSGHRKRSRSRDRRRSTSRSRIRRRSRGRSRSPPRRGRSPSPKRIKKRRERSRDEWEPSSSRKRSRKDEERPRGKKMHKVGRDYDREVSPAEDAHSPPFTQHNGVHKARSDDASI; this is encoded by the exons CGTCGTCCAAGTGACTAATCTGTCGTCAACGGTGAGCAGCGAGCAAATGCGCACTCTCTTCGGCTTCCTGGGGGACATCGAGGAGCTTCGGCTCTACCCACCCGA CAACTCCACTCTAACCTTCTCGTCCAAAGTGTGCTATGTCAAGTATCGAGAATCTTCCAGCGTTGGAGTGGCGCAGCATCTCACTAATactgtttttatggacagagcCCTCATAGTTGTGCCATGTGCCGAAG GGAAGATTCCGGAAGAGGCCAAGGCCTTGTCGCTTTTGGCACCTGTTGCTCCCGTGCACAACCTGCTCCACGGCAGGGGGCTGCTCCCCATCCCGGCGCCCAGCCCACGACAGAAT TTGAACCTGCCCCTGGTTGGTCACTTAACCCCCAGCCCGGAGCCTGCAGTCTCCTCGCTCCAGCAGACTCCCCTCATGGGCAACGTGGACCCGACCAAGGTGGATGAGATCAGGAGGACGGTCTACGTAGGCAATTTGAACTCCCAG ACCACAACGGCGGAGCAGCTACTGGAATTCTTCCAGCAGGTGGGCGACGTGAAGTTTGTGCGGATGGCGGGTGACGAGACGCAGCCCTCGCGCTTTGCCTTTGTGGAGTTTGTGGAGCAGGACGCCGTCGCCCGGGCGCTCTCCTTCAACGGCGTCATGTTCGGAGACCGGGCCCTCAA GGTGAACCACTCCAACAACGCTATTGTGAAGCCGCCCGAGATGACGCCGCAGGCCGCCGCCAAGCAGCTGGAGAGTGTGATGAAGCGCGTTCGGGAGGCGCAGTCTACCATCGCCGCCGCCATCGAGCCAG cggAGAAAGAGAAACACTCCGCCGCTCATTCGGGGGGAACACGACGGCCATCACGATCCCGCTCTGGCTCACGCAAAAGATCACGCTCCAAACACGG ACCACCGcagaagtggcagaagaatgaCACACGCACTTCCCGAAGTGGCCACAGGAAGCGCTCACGCTCCAGAGACAGGCGGCGAAGCACGAGCCGCTCCAG GATCCGCCGGCGGAGTCGAGGACGATCTCGGAGTCCTCCTAGAAGGGGCAGGTCGCCCTCCCCAAAGAG AATTAAAAAGCGGCGGGAACGCAGCCGGGACGAATGGGAACCGTCTTCATCGAGAAAAAGAAGCCGGAAAGATGAAGAGCGGCCGAGAGGCAAGAAAATGCACAAG GTGGGACGGGACTACGACAGAGAGGTCTCACCCGCCGAGGACGCCCACTCACCCCCCTTCACGCAGCACAACGGCGTCCACAAGGCGCGCAGCGACGACGCGTCCATTTGA